A single genomic interval of Halichondria panicea chromosome 2, odHalPani1.1, whole genome shotgun sequence harbors:
- the LOC135331030 gene encoding uncharacterized protein LOC135331030 isoform X2 codes for MEVLQIWLSKERATWRQLIRALRSQTVDKEKKARTLEEKYCPQDALKTEEVKERTGRKRKRSVAMEQQLSSDVRIIRNEYKVLQTWTRLSLKNRKTPPSELIARLSSYREYPAAMKKDDKLLADRYNDLEKAENIDKIFIIVAPFWSFLDFDILEDIINAFGIDEDKLKLKNYKLKLKEILSSWKVESLQSRCLHVDADDNDDKGCQRLLCLKVDTHTMSTYRYVKDTIANILEVDMFALRVKTVEEGCIKLVFCCPKLSIIHLLPLSQSRNDQIKQIIPRILKMTTMDDKTALESIIFQGSEIELLLHIVDGDCGLTILVQHGQNLFVYDTGYRTTNHSNCLEKALQELIEFRSVTVSGAFFSTSQPNLKSIFKNKVIEEISVITPANINPSSCLESTFSSELSRLPLDHPDVLFEECDLLSGPSLSFQFNRKHPLVKHRVSYQTDTGDKEGVSDTIDVDRSGNDIAMQIKHYCSVLVTGETPIAKLHNLDEEFFSVFVVPHQDSDQCVSFFPEEARKLLWNPSSLQDSALHLAIYHKRNRFIPILGELKNKHLGDKGESFRKDYLTICHPETDLKAILQDADAKLSLFSEYSDKFYLNWYKKNKPGIFLQVAKSVSEEERRQYKRIVFLRNSLAWAHFYKHVNAEVYLLSGEDLRQGHQLEVLNGILIARFWKKAPCSVVITDSLPLPMDEIIQRDVRKLVFPNQTQHNVRMGFIEKRLMRSTPFFTINPCSHVQHYESEYCDYTISVDPLAHIVSGVGVEPTINLVRDAIDICDDISTQKSNEMVGHITYSYKPPPSSAASSGHINRQPLGTYMNGIGYKKKHSYNMTKVLNCLIGPTLVQQLRKIRLKEVPELIPALLTQTAAGNSTFALSPTEFSASDADVVVHINKRQPLQVGNKAVYEAKFIVKKAKTMQLEFVLVAKVNSKELKIIISTNLELKGTCGTSVGDYLYNTCYKEDAWHHVKDRTVGEILYVFLREENAISAIQSLPLFLSSPLIKCKINHYLTTVLVESQVLQEAHIYVNLFELEPVSINNHKLCIKIESLAMHILKLDIDQQMIKVEGNCSLNKHLLKFTCYSTPATDSQKHLKCVFVETMPAKEMFELFGIRDSPSSLQHPSHVTALNNHTKYSGGFVLSQIFGNTIESRLTSLFFYVKSGTSIESVLPPTCTLSIPMEVEVKTIVHFPSAKTPILGLEAVFNSEIDIAIFTAAKTCKTLLKCCLHIVPSIADGTYSSELVVRQRVSERDPQEICGFSVLAIVSALDSDLGKNIEDQIKAIPKIGDQVCKTLALRKIVFKLSNRQIILCEVHGSLSKLDIIDGTLSIDKCTINLSFSSEGLCIVCSGNIKLIKQYVYSVPRFSFPTLKQKGKLSFETYDSNLIFKDFMKEFGWLTPSVTKNLVLDKILDTPIRKVILCFYFTDKLCITDASISVFKKQIDVGLIELDGVDLEVIVKLVEDKYITTFSLQGFISEALYTKLDYDPTNKLLSGQVKVIFARTVQALSVLQLFSTSIDSYQNMKKALSEEFMDILSSDLRITARNHEKPGLTASLGVSISLPSKHLREYSLRYLNLETKDALKINCESTYVLNNFHFEYTEELTSKDSPSDAHLSMTLHKLNTEENMSLYFNFSEKIYLTAKVAAGPCGGLLKLCSAIDFAQAPTPEFPEFDVRLPAVFEIELMSGLITFRKQPSFQPAAFNINILIKEWLLFAEPEVLVHDISLKATWESGSRSQLSFTDCSLIFLSHKFILSGSLTTKDVFIKGHCTADSETQSPTQLQHILDRYTPLSAKKPFVPTNIDLPPMLVELKKLIIHIQEPSEQFCMIMVVMSPSWKLQFGPYEIPVCDLSGTLEWEKLDTRTNYKAYIDGIAELFSIQVDVKMLLEEEDKDSIVFSTVEYPHCLHYSQAIDHLLGIKDSAEIIPYNQYDPSTSGLSELVPSTMQSICFTEAKVAFNLVQKQFFISSKVEGWGTGSIFMGYLISDTDSIDYVASLSLESDVSFGRLSESLTFVDELVKLQTANALVSSAEFGHLSDITTKFHHSFSRSWVKELLLQLPFYESKLECELKLAEYEVQVGTTIYASIDINLSQGIITRLLQLGDTSVPHSLSIVTFIGQSTTKTDININAWIPRILLFGMLEFSDIHLLYRVKAATKFELTGAVALNVNLDDTDDQIFKFDGTLSVNPDHAEFSTVSYGNSLSHPCRINVVAKELHLALKLYLNKGYPNLYVRGKVEIAETKLTCIFIFVGIVFKVFKISLKQGLKLSALLSCCSIEWPLSLDIVLKKGKFYYAASQITLDEDGVTSAYERGYRIEATVTFFKLDFEIQNGIVMFDEHNVIFDARAKRTINLDFAKLTGEQEDHLESEEIKRKYEVEHRHKGPLLSYKQKTLVLTHGLEILDIPCCDGQLKCMPGSGTMKGEIKCPKFLWISEPLIQLEWSQSNGLHILELQLNGDVPGFSLLKSIEDVAKVTANSLSGKLLWNWKLCLKTCNYNKQEECLVRFILSGVIKISIIGLLEEITFNVPDMFISLPRISIEGFPMSYLLGQYILKALKNNSGHFIEPLLALIDEAKHFSKSFTSIRESIKGTNEILDIVTKKVDTVSTDDTETDNTQKGAFGNNKVWRGMWSVPGGSVFIVDFVNRIVLGYIPGGTAGNSKTKAEKSTPEQYIIEEFGPIVTVNAISSMAHEIHKYLKSCVDAQEYKTEEQQEASDVKQKIENDLAVLKSKANTLSKTLTIVADNVLTVTDVYLSVIVKAQNKCAIVMTWFTYNPEEGTFYTKDKGGIEYDVEISAITIQPRTSQVVLLRNDTFTLKDVKHMTKKSSYSMLQSGMEHFTEQSKDSDAASKQKQSTRSKPEKCIQLVIPIKPKVLEQTVCFNVGIQPKVKFKVKMLQPDKIVQNAFKKDELFSNTWMKDTKKQIEASGRLTDVTIEGKKVSKQHIINKDSESEVVTFTAKCDHKKESLKVSGTLNPVHSAASYIVQLVDETDSTVIVKQSRVFPPQLKYQLEPSSTHFPETSSGPYCVSALALSDKHKALSPFTVSELRIVRHDPPEILTVTLPKLDLFDTEVVLLKWLYPSSEVSLIDGSQLIFPEPGNQYFFTVTIVGFAVKPRKLNEEVKNLDKRKKEFTFSEKVNLCKDTRWVKYQFNLVDILKKYSPKLKGGLIFQCQIVANGISKLQSMPKSFPEFILLAPPKYLKVLTRTQKAGLHISWEYGAHAIGYRLELVTTKSQKLEFSKVLKCRAGRNGQTVLYKNDFMNVPTSVDNGYQLQMYSLGLGQDLIRCLKPTIAEGYTLHVMSAELHYLQELNKVRVTFKPLNTSTARLYTVELYQGLNVTDELCALSIEKVEAKKGFNNEISSDFALSKFHQKLHSGSLITAWIHCTIKPFGRKTHIYVGLPQEEILVLHSPKLKASFTYHSDGSIHEMKLVWSDVPGSHGYEYGLCLLNVNDSIILKQETDAIKVVIDFAQERYRCILEQLLRKSNGSCPQFRGYVSALGQPDQLVVGAVTIDVQMINYIIPSSGRCIVFTTTQLQKMWTWYTTHPVDHVFSLPILRQQYLMYPSGNPFPKIPIPSKLNEKFWRRGYQLFQNESDCLYARDVLMVNGLTTSKKSLMEWKKIDPFAKPFGTVTRKKIEYKKDNLECFGVSELRILLYTRCSGKLSTGKKTPGKIEIEIKIEKTKGKKTPDVATPSAASTASISQFGSTTDSNTSTLPSVTIRDREVPELPSTADAELIFETVESSANDIDETEKKADDSKEAKEPYIKDGDSESPYGQLGERRTDEPASTSEESGAPVGFVRSMTKKFTGAAKKLFSEAKGYLFNSEQLQEVVTKKRTIDLPHRGCPKTYCHLIQYTPTATNALVLNSSSRLHISLSIKQSGGACAEDTHLFVRFAGYTYSMKKLPTKVKL; via the exons ATGGAAGTTCTGCAAATTTGGCTCAGTAAAGAGAGAGCAACATGGAGACAACTGATTAGGGCCCTTCGCTCTCAAACTGTTGACAAAGAAAAAAAAGCTCGGACACTGGAGGAAAAGTATTGTCCACAAG ATGCACTCAAAACTGAGGAGGTAAAAGAGAGAACTGGAAGGAAACGAAAACGCAGTGTTGCCATGGAGCAGCAGTTGAGTAGTGATGTGAGAATCATTAGAAATGAGTATAAGGTCTTGCAAACATGGACAAGATTATCACTAAAAAATAGAAAGACGCCTCCTTCAGAGCTGATTGCCCGTCTATCATCATATCGAGAGTATCCTGCTGCAATGAAGAAAGATGATAAGTTGCTTGCTGATCGTTATAATGATCTCGAGAAAGCTGAGAATATCGACAAAATATTTATAATTGTGGCACCGTTCTGGTCATTCCTTGATTTTGACATTCTTGAGGACATCATCAACGCCTTTGGAATAGATGAAGATAAACTTAAGTTGAAGAATTATAAGCTTAAGCTCAAAGAGATTCTCAGTTCCTGGAAAGTTGAATCACTTCAAAGTCGTTGTCTGCATGTAGATGctgatgataatgatgacaaGGGGTGTCAAAGATTACTTTGCCTTAAAGTAGACACTCATACAATGTCTACTTACCGATACGTAAAGGATACCATTGCAAATATTTTAGAAGTAGATATGTTTGCTTTGCGAGTGAAAACAGTTGAAGAGGGTTGTATCAAATTGGTTTTCTGCTGTCCTAAACTGTCCATTATACATTTGCTTCCTCTATCGCAAAGTCGCAACGATCAGATAAAACAAATAATTCCTCGGATCCTTAAGATGACGACAATGGATGATAAGACAGCGCTGGAATCAATCATTTTTCAG GGATCAGAAATTGAATTGCTGCTGCATATTGTTGATGGTGACTGTGGCTTGACTATCCTTGTACAGCATG GTCAAAATCTATTTGTTTATGATACGGGATATAGAACAACTAACCACAGCAACTGCCTGGAAAAGGCACTCCAGGAGCTAATTGAATTCCGGTCCGTTACTGTTAGTGGGGCTTTCTTTTCAACTTCACAGCCTAACCTCAAATCCATCTTCAAAAACAAAGTTATTGAGGAGATATCAGTTATTACCCCTGCAAACATTAATCCTAGTTCATGCCTCGAGAGTACATTTAGTTCAGAATTGAGTCGACTCCCACTAGATCATCCTGACGTCTTATTTGAAGAGTGTGACCTTCTTTCTGGACCGAGTCTTTCTTTCCAATTCAATAGGAAACATCCCTTAGTAAAACATCGGGTATCGTATCAAACAGACACGGGTGACAAGGAGGGAGTGTCCGACACAATAGATGTGGACAGGAGTGGAAATGATATAGCAATGCAGATCAAACACTATTGCTCTGTTCTTGTCACCGGTGAAACACCGATAGCTAAACTTCACAATCTAGATGAAGAGTTTTTCAGTGTTTTCGTAGTTCCGCATCAAGACAGTGACCAGTGTGTATCATTCTTTCCTGAAGAAGCACGGAAGTTACTATGGAACCCCAGTTCTCTGCAAGATTCAGCTCTACACCTAGCCATTTATCATAAAAGAAATAGATTTATCCCAATATTAGGCGAACTCAAAAATAAACACCTTGGTGATAAGGGAGAATCCTTTCGTAAAGACTATCTAACTATATGTCATCCTGAAACTGACCTAAAGGCAATCTTACAAGATGCAGACGCCAAACTTAGTCTATTTTCAGAGTACAGTGACAAGTTCTATTTAAATTGGTACAAAAAAAACAAACCTGGGATTTTTTTACAGGTAGCAAAGTCTGTTTCAGAAGAGGAGCGTAGACAGTACAAACGAATAGTTTTTCTTCGAAACAGCCTTGCATGGGCCCATTTTTACAAGCATGTGAATGCCGAGGTATATTTGTTGTCTGGTGAGGATCTTAGGCAAGGTCATCAATTGGAAGTTCTTAACGGTATTCTCATAGCCAGATTTTGGAAAAAAGCTCCTTGTTCAGTGGTTATCACTGACAGCTTGCCATTGCCAATGGATGAAATCATCCAGAGAGATGTGCGAAAGCTTGTCTTTCCCAATCAAACTCAGCATAATGTACGTATGGGATTCATTGAAAAACGTTTGATGAGGTCTACTCCTTTCTTCACTATCAATCCATGCTCCCATGTCCAACATTATGAATCAGAATACTGTGACTACACCATTTCTGTCGACCCCTTGGCTCACATAGTGAGTGGTGTCGGCGTTGAACCAACGATAAACCTTGTTAGAGATGCGATAGACATTTGTGATGACATCAGCACCCAAAAATCCAATGAGATGGTAGGCCATATCACTTATAGCTACAAACCTCCACCATCAAGTGCAGCTTCAAGTGGGCATATTAATCGTCAACCCTTGGGTACATACATGAATGGTATTGGTTACAAAAAGAAGCATTCTTATAATATGACTAAAGTCTTAAACTGCCTCATTGGCCCTACATTAGTTCAGCAACTCAGGAAAATTCGTTTGAAAGAAGTACCTGAACTTATTCCAGCCTTGCTTACTCAAACGGCAGCTGGTAACTCAACGTTTGCTTTATCTCCCACTGAATTTTCTGCCTCTGATGCGGATGTTGTGGTTCATATTAATAAGCGCCAGCCACTACAAGTTGGAAATAAGGCAGTGTATGAAGCAAAATTTATTGTGAAAAAAGCTAAGACAATGCAACTGGAGTTTGTGTTAGTAGCTAAAGTCAATTCCAAAGAGTTGAAAATTATCATTTCTACAAACTTAGAACTGAAGGGAACCTGTGGAACCTCTGTAGGTGATTACCTTTATAACACTTGCTATAAAGAAGATGCATGGCATCATGTAAAGGATCGCACAGTTGGTGAAATCCTCTATGTCTTTTTACGCGAAGAAAACGCTATCTCAGCAATTCAGTCTCTACCACTGTTCCTCTCGTCCCCCCTGATTAAGTGCAAGATAAACCACTATCTAACCACAGTTCTTGTCGAGTCACAGGTGCTGCAAGAGGCTCATATATATGTGAACTTGTTTGAGCTTGAACCAGTCTCTATCAACAACCACAAGCTTTGCATTAAGATAGAATCACTAGCCATGCATATTTTAAAGCTTGACATAGATCAACAAATGATCAAAGTCGAAGGAAATTGCAGTTTAAACAAACACCTCCTGAAATTCACTTGCTATAGTACGCCAGCTACAGACTCACAAAAGCATCTGAAATGTGTTTTTGTTGAAACCATGCCAGCGAAGGAGATGTTTGAACTGTTTGGAATCCGTGATTCTCCCTCTTCCCTGCAACATCCTTCACATGTAACTGCTCTGAATAATCACACCAAATACAGTGGAGGCTTTGTACTGTCTCAGATTTTCGGGAACACAATCGAGTCACGGCTCACTTCATTGTTTTTTTATGTTAAATCCGGAACAAGCATTGAAAGCGTACTGCCACCCACGTGTACCCTAAGTATTCCTATGGAGGTTGAAGTAAAGACAATTGTACATTTCCCATCAGCAAAAACTCCAATATTAGGGCTTGAAGCTGTGTTCAATTCAGAAATTGATATAGCTATTTTTACTGCTGCAAAAACATGTAAAACCTTGTTAAAATGCTGTTTACATATCGTACCATCAATTGCGGATGGAACTTACTCTTCAGAGTTAGTGGTTAGACAGCGTGTCAGTGAACGTGATCCACAAGAAATCTGTGGCTTTTCAGTTCTAGCAATTGTGTCAGCTCTTGATAGTGATCTGGGAAAGAATATTGAAGACCAGATCAAGGCGATTCCCAAAATTGGTGACCAGGTTTGCAAAACCTTGGCACTCAGAAAGATTGTATTTAAGCTATCGAATCGGCAAATAATACTTTGTGAGGTACATGGTTCTCTAAGTAAACTTGATATCATAGATGGAACGCTATCTATTGATAAGTGTACAATAAACCTATCATTTTCAAGTGAAGGATTGTGTATAGTTTGCAGTGGGAATATAAAGCTAATCAAGCAATACGTTTACTCAGTTCCTCGGTTTAGTTTTCCAACACTCAAGCAAAAAGGAAAATTGAGCTTTGAAACTTACGATAGTAACTTGATCTTCAAAGATTTCATGAAGGAATTTGGCTGGCTTACTCCAAGTGTCACAAAAAACCTGGTTCTGGATAAGATTCTGGACACTCCTATCAGAAAAGTAATTTTGTGcttttattttactgacaaaCTTTGCATTACAGATGCCAGTATTAGTGTCTTCAAGAAACAAATAGATGTTGGACTGATCGAATTAGATGGTGTTGACCTAGAAGTCATTGTAAAGCTTGTGGAGGATAAGTACATCACCACATTTTCTCTTCAAGGTTTTATTTCTGAAGCTCTTTATACTAAACTAGACTATGATCCCACCAATAAACTTCTGTCAGGacaagtaaaagtgatatttGCTAGGACTGTTCAAGCTCTCAGTGTGCTACAACTATTTTCAACGTCTATAGATTCGTATCAGAACATGAAGAAGGCTCTTTCAGAGGAATTCATGGATATATTGTCATCAGACTTAAGAATCACTGCAAGAAACCATGAGAAACCAGGGCTTACAGCTTCTCTTGGTGTCAGTATTAGTCTACCTTCTAAGCATTTAAGAGAATACTCGCTTCGATATCTCAATTTAGAGACAAAAGACGCACTGAAAATTAATTGTGAAAGCACGTATGTCCTGAACAATTTTCATTTTGAGTACACTGAGGAGCTAACAAGTAAAGATTCTCCTTCAGATGCTCATCTTTCTATGACACTCCACAAGCTCAATACCGAGGAGAATATGTCTTTGTATTTTAATTTCTCGGAAAAAATTTACTTGACAGCAAAAGTGGCTGCTGGACCTTGCGGCGGCCTCTTAAAATTATGTTCTGCTATTGACTTTGCCCAAGCCCCTACTCCAGAGTTTCCTGAGTTTGATGTGAGATTACCTGCTGTATTTGAAATTGAATTAATGTCTGGCTTAATTACATTCAGAAAACAGCCCAGTTTTCAGCCTGCTGCATTTAATATTAACATCTTGATTAAGGAATGGCTATTGTTTGCCGAACCAGAAGTTTTAGTGCACGATATCAGTCTGAAGGCAACATGGGAATCTGGTAGTCGCTCCCAACTCAGTTTCACAGACTGTTCTTTGATATTTCTTAGTCATAAATTCATCCTCAGTGGCAGTCTAACAACTAAAGATGTCTTTATTAAAGGACATTGCACTGCAGATTCTGAAACACAGTCCCCAACTCAACTTCAGCACATACTAGATAGGTACACTCCTTTGTCCGCAAAAAAACCCTTTGTTCCAACTAACATTGATTTGCCTCCCATGCTGGTTGAACTTAAGAAGTTAATTATTCATATTCAAGAACCAAGTGAACAGTTTTGTATGATTATGGTAGTGATGAGTCCTTCTTGGAAACTGCAGTTTGGCCCTTATGAAATCCCTGTTTGTGATCTCAGTGGAACTTTAGAGTGGGAAAAATTGGATACTAGGACAAACTACAAAGCCTACATTGATGGTATTGCTGAGCTGTTTAGTATTCAAGTTGATGTAAAAATGCTGCTTGAGGAGGAAGACAAGGACTCCATAGTTTTCTCTACAGTCGAGTATCCACACTGCCTTCATTACAGTCAAGCCATTGACCATTTACTGGGCATCAAAGATTCAGCTGAAATAATTCCATACAACCAATATGATCCCAGTACCTCAGGCCTGTCAGAGTTGGTTCCCTCTACAATGCAGAGCATATGTTTCACAGAAGCTAAAGTTGCCTTTAATCTCGTACAAAAACAGTTCTTTATCAGCAGTAAAGTGGAGGGATGGGGAACTGGGTCCATTTTCATGGGCTATCTTATCAGTGACACGGACTCTATAGACTATGTCGCTAGTTTGTCCCTTGAGAGTGACGTCTCATTTGGCAGGTTATCTGAATCTTTAACTTTTGTTGACGAATTGGTAAAGTTGCAAACAGCAAACGCACTTGTTTCTTCTGCTGAATTTGGCCATTTATCAGACATTACCACCAAATTCCACCATTCGTTTTCTAGGTCTTGGGTCAAAGAGCTCCTTCTTCAGTTGCCTTTCTATGAATCCAAGCTTGAATGTGAATTAAAACTAGCAGAGTATGAAGTTCAGGTTGGGACAACGATCTATGCAAGCATTGATATTAACCTGTCACAAGGAATCATTACCAGATTGTTACAGCTTGGAGATACATCAGTGCCACATAGCCTTTCAATTGTGACATTTATTGGTCAATCAACAACTAAAACAGATATCAATATCAATGCTTGGATTCCTAGAATTTTACTGTTTGGAATGCTCGAATTCTCTGATATTCATTTGCTGTATAGAGTTAAGGCTGCCACTAAGTTTGAGCTCACAGGGGCAGTTGCTCTTAATGTTAACCTTGATGACACTGACGATCAGATATTTAAATTTGATGGTACACTTTCTGTTAATCCTGATCATGCTGAATTCAGTACTGTGAGCTATGGCAATTCCTTATCTCACCCCTGTCGAATCAATGTTGTGGCAAAAGAACTACATCTTGCACTCAAACTGTACCTAAATAAAGGATACCCGAATTTGTATGTGAGAGGGAAGGTGGAAATTGCCGAAACGAAGCTCACCTGTATATTCATTTTTGTTGGTATTGTTTTCAAAGTGTTCAAAATTTCCTTGAAACAAGGTCTAAAACTCTCTGCTCTACTCAGCTGCTGCTCCATTGAATGGCCTCTTAGCCTAGATATTGTCCTAAAAAAAGGAAAGTTCTACTATGCTGCTTCACAAATCACTTTAGATGAAGATGGAGTAACATCTGCTTATGAGCGTGGTTACCGTATAGAAGCGACTGTCACATTTTTCAAACTTGATTTTGAAATACAAAATGGTATTGTAATGTTTGATGAACACAATGTTATTTTTGATGCAAGGGCCAAAAGAACAATTAATCTTGATTTTGCAAAACTAACCGGGGAACAAGAGGATCACCTTGAAAGTGAAGAAATTAAACGAAAGTATGAAGTTGAACACAGACATAAGGGTCCCCTTTTATCATATAAACAGAAAACCCTTGTCTTAACTCACGGATTAGAAATTCTTGATATTCCTTGCTGCGATGGTCAATTAAAGTGTATGCCTGGAAGTGGGACAATGAAAGGTGAAATCAAATGCCCGAAATTTCTTTGGATTAGTGAACCTTTGATTCAGCTAGAATGGAGCCAAAGCAATGGGTTACATATACTAGAGTTACAACTTAATGGAGATGTCCCAGGGTTTTCTTTGCTTAAATCAATTGAAGATGTTGCTAAAGTCACTGCAAACAGTCTTTCAGGTAAGTTGTTATGGAATTGGAAGCTCTGCTTGAAAACGTGTAATTACAACAAGCAAGAAGAATGTCTAGTTCGTTTCATCCTATCTGGCGTTATCAAGATCTCTATCATAGGGTTGCTCGAAGAAATAACATTTAATGTGCCAGATATGTTCATCTCCTTGCCCAGGATTTCAATCGAAGGCTTCCCTATGTCATACTTACTTGGTCAGTATATCTTAAAAGCTTTGAAGAATAACAGTGGCCACTTTATTGAACCATTACTGGCTTTAATTGACGAAGCAAAGCATTTTTCCAAGTCATTTACATCGATACGGGAGAGTATTAAGGGGACAAATGAGATATTGGACATTGTAACGAAAAAAGTAGACACAGTTTCAACAGACGATACTGAAACAGACAATACGCAAAAAGGCGCTTTTGGGAATAACAAGGTTTGGAGAGGAATGTGGAGTGTCCCTGGTGGCTCAGTATTTATTGTGGATTTTGTAAATAGAATTGTACTTGGTTATATTCCTGGAGGAACAGCAGGAAACTCCAAAACTAAGGCAGAAAAGTCTACGCCAGAGCAATACATTATAGAGGAATTCGGACCCATTGTGACAGTTAATGCAATTAGTAGTATGGCACATGAGATTCACAAGTATCTCAAGTCTTGTGTTGATGCTCAAGAATATAAAACTGAAGAACAACAAGAGGCGAGTGATGTCAAGCAGAAAATAGAGAATGATTTGGCAGTGCTAAAATCGAAAGCGAATACTCTTTCAAAGACTCTGACCATTGTAGCTGACAATGTATTGACTGTGACAGATGTTTACTTGAGTGTCATTGTGAAAGCTCAAAACAAATGTGCTATCGTAATGACGTGGTTTACTTACAACCCTGAAGAAGGTACCTTTTATACCAAAGACAAAGGAGGCATTGAGTATGATGTGGAGATTTCTGCCATTACCATCCAACCTCGTACCTCTCAAGTTGTTCTTCTACGCAATGACACCTTCACTCTTAAAGATGTAAAGCATATGACAAAAAAATCGTCTTATAGTATGCTTCAATCAGGCATGGAACACTTTACTGAACAAAGTAAGGATTCAGACGCTGCTAGCAAGCAAAAACAGAGTACTAGGTCCAAGCCAGAGAAATGCATACAACTAGTGATTCCTATTAAGCCCAAAGTTTTGGAGCAAACAGTGTGCTTTAATGTTGGCATTCAACCAAAAGTAAAATTTAAAGTGAAGATGTTACAACCTGATAAAATAGTTCAAAATGCTTTTAAAAAAGATGAACTGTTTAGTAATACATGGATGAAGGACACTAAGAAGCAAATTGAGGCAAGTGGTCGATTAACAGATGTTACGATTGAAGGAAAAAAGGTGTCTAAGCAACATATAATCAACAAAGATTCTGAGTCTGAAGTAGTTACATTTACAGCTAAATGTGACCACAAGAAGGAGAGCTTAAAAGTTTCAGGTACTTTAAATCCAGTACATAGCGCAGCATCGTATATAGTACAATTAGTGGATGAAACTGACTCAACAGTCATTGTCAAGCAGAGTCGCGTGTTTCCTCCCCAACTAAAGTACCAACTTGAACCATCGAGCACTCACTTTCCAGAAACTTCCTCTGGTCCATACTGTGTTTCTGCTCTTGCTCTTAGTGATAAGCACAAAGCATTATCTCCTTTCACAGTCTCAGAATTGAGGATAGTCCGGCATGATCCACCTGAAATTCTGACTGTTACACTACCCAAATTGGATTTGTTCGATACAGAAGTTGTCCTGTTGAAATGGTTGTATCCATCATCAGAGGTAAGTCTTATAGATGGATCTCAGTTAATATTTCCGGAGCCTGGAAATCAGTATTTCTTCACCGTCACCATAGTTGGCTTTGCGGTAAAGCCGCGAAAACTGAACGAAGAGGTTAAAAATCTTGACAAACGTAAAAAAGAGTTTACATTCTCTGAAAAGGTGAATTTATGTAAGGATACTCGATGGGTTAAATATCAATTTAACTTAGTCGATATCCTTAAAAAGTATAGCCCCAAACTAAAAGGTGGACTTATATTTCAATGCCAAATAGTAGCTAATGGTATTTCAAAACTTCAAAGTATGCCAAAGTCTTTCCCGGAGTTTATCTTGCTTGCACCTCCAAAATACTTGAAAGTTTTGACTCGTACACAAAAAGCTGGACTTCATATTAGCTGGGAATATGGTGCTCATGCTATTGGCTACAGATTAGAGTTAGTAACTACAAAGTCTCAAAAGTTGGAGTTCTCTAAAGTGCTGAAATGTAGAGCTGGAAGGAATGGTCAAACTGTTCTCTACAAAAATGATTTCATGAATGTTCCTACTAGTGTTGATAATGGTTACCAGTTGCAAATGTATTCTCTTGGATTGGGTCAAGACCTCATTCGGTGCCTAAAACCCACCATTGCAGAAGGATATACATTACATGTAATGTCAGCAGAGCTTCATTACTTGCAGGAGTTGAACAAAGTGCGAGTTACATTTAAGCCATTGAATACTAGCACAGCTCGGTTATACACTGTAGAATTATACCAAGGCTTAAATGTTACGGATGAGCTATGTGCTCTGTCAATTGAAAAAGTCGAGGCTAAAAAGGGCTTTAATAATGAAATTTCTTCAGATTTTGCTCTCAGCAAGTTTCATCAAAAGCTGCATTCAGGAAGTCTGATCACAGCTTGGATTCATTGCACGATTAAACCTTTTGGTAGAAAGACTCACATATACGTTGGATTACCACAAGAAGAGATACTTGTGTTACACTCCCCAAAGCTTAAAGCTTCATTTACCTACCACTCTGATGGTTCTATACATGAAATGAAGCTTGTCTGGTCAGATGTACCAGGGTCTCATGGATATGAGTATGGGCTTTGTCTCCTAAATGTAAATGATAGCATTATCTTAAAGCAAGAAACAGATGCCATTAAAGTTGTCATTGACTTTGCCCAGGAAAGGTACAGATGCATACTAGAACAGCTTTTGCGTAAAAGCAATGGTTCTTGTCCACAATTTCGAGGTTACGTATCAGCTCTTGGACAACCTGACCAATTAGTAGTAGGAGCTGTTACCATAGATGTGCAAATGATTAACTACATAATTCCTTCTTCGGGAAGGTGTATTGTCTTCACAACAACTCAACTACAGAAAATGTGGACCTGGTACACTACCCATCCTGTTGATCATGTTTTTTCCTTACCCATATTACGACAACAGTATCTTATGTATCCTAGTGGAAACCCGTTTCCAAAGATTCCAATCCCGTCAAAGCTCAACGAAAAGTTTTGGAGAAGAGGATACCAGCTGTTCCAAAATG